Genomic window (Alligator mississippiensis isolate rAllMis1 chromosome 7, rAllMis1, whole genome shotgun sequence):
TCAGCTGGTCTCTTATTGTGAGTACTTCTTTTATTATACATCTGACCTTGCTTTGCCCTTGGAAATCCCAGTAAATGAGTGCATATGTGAAATAAGTAGAAGCTATGCTAAAAAGAAGCCAAAGCCATTTCTAACTATTAGAAATATTCAGAAAGTCATAGGTTGTGTTACTTGTGTTACATCATCTGCCATGCCAATGGCATCTGAGGCCAACCAAACCTTTCAAGCAAAGTATGCACTGCTATCTTGGAAGGCTTATCCATGGGCTTGCAAGCAGACAGGATTACAAACTTATATTTTGAGGATGACGGTAATTTATGTCCTAAAGCACATGGGTAACCTCAGGGCACAATTCATTACCAATCAAAAAGCACCACTGTACTGTGGAGGTGTTCCTACAGTAGGGTTTCCAGTGCATTGGCAATCAGATGAGAAGTGACGTTTTAAAAGAAAACCTGGTATTGGAAGTTGGTGACGAGTAACATCTATGAGTATGAATTTCTCTAGTTGTTCAAAACTTTTTGGACTAAATTAATGGCCCACTACAATACTGTTATTTAGCCATGAGCCATTGAGACCTTGCATCTAGCTGCTCTTAGAAACAAAAGTAACTACTGATCTCAGAGGGGTTTTGCCTAAAATCAGCACTTGTCATGAgtaagaaaacacatttaaaatcaACATGGAACCTAAATGTAGCTActccaaataaaataaatagaaatttcCTCTCTAGGTTTTTAGACACACCTGATATTTCCCACCCCACATTTTGGGCATGATTGATCCCCAGGACTCTAGCATCATGCCTTCCTCCATGCATCTCTGTTGTCCCAGGGTAAGATTCTTACTGCCATTCTGGGTCTTGCTCCTTACAATGTGTGCCCTTTCTACCCTAGGGTGCCAACCCTTCATGATTGCCCTGGAGCCTCCAGGagttagatataaatctccaggagactgctgagagtcacctgggagataaatgatagggcattcattaaaataaatattacatgttGAATCTGATCTATACAACAgcccagtgggtttttaaaatgtaatagtagtgtgcatttgccttcctgatgcaAAGTCTACATACTGTAATCTGTAATTAATATATGCAAGCACACGGGCAAGTTAGCATTGTGTGTCGTGGGCATGTTGGCATTCCAGAAACTTTCCGGAGTAGATTCAAACAGAGCTGGCAACCCTGTTCTACCCCCCTACATATATTGGAAATTCGAAGTCTGTTTTTATCCCATGGTAAGCAGACACCATTGGCTATTTGAGTGCGGTATGTTTAGAGGAGCCTTGCATCTAGATGGATCTAACTGTTCCTTGATTTTTATAGAAACTTATGCTTCTGGTAAATAAATGTCTCCAGATGGTGTTTTGAGGAATTCAGCTTCCAAGCTTGAGTGACTATTACCTTCAGGCCTTTCTCAGAAAGATGAGAGGAGGTGTTCATGGGAAAGCCTTCCAACACCTCTCCCCTGAGACGTCAGGGGAGAGGGAAATGTAGCTAGACTAAGAATTCCTTTACATCAGGTGGAAAATTGGAGCATCACCAAAAAATCTTGTAAAGTGGAGTGGGGACAAGGTGATGTTACAAAGCCCCTTCTTACTGCTAGAGTCCTCTTCAAAACAATGTTCAGTGAAATAACCTGACAGCTTTCCTCACCTACCACTTTCTAGCATATTCAGAAGCACATTATCTCCTGACACTTCTCTCTTCCTATCTAGTGAATTCAAAAtagcttccacagctgcatgcaaGCGTGATTATGTCATTGTGTTGGTACACATGGGTAGGGAGTACCAACACACCTTTATAGATCCTCCCTGTTGAACACAACCAAGTAAGTAGTGACTTGAAATGCAGACTCATGCCACTTTCTCCCCTTAGTGGCTTGGGCACCACCCAGAAGATGCTAACAAAGTATCTAACTGAAGTACCTCACAGAAAGCACTTGATCCCTCAGAGTGGTGGCTATAATTTGTAGATGAACACCAATAACTTGTTACATAAAGTTGTAATGCATTCTTTAACGCATTAGTGCCATGCATTTTTAGTGTTGATAAAGATCTGTGATTAATGCAACTAGTGTATCTACTCTGTATGCTTTCCCACATAGCTAtgcctcactcccagcctgcaacTACTCAGCTATTCAATACACAGGTTCTCATCATTGCAATGCCTGAGCTAAAATTGGTGATGGTTTAGTAAAGTGCGTAAATAGGCTCTAGGATGAGAATGATTACCTGCTACGAAAGGTCATTTTCTTCTCTCCTTGTGCATATAGTTTTATTGTTTTTAGTGGAACTGCTTATATTAAGGCCTAGTCTAACTCCCATTTTAGTCAGGTCCCATTTATTTTGATGTGGGATAATAAGTGAATTAACTTAATACACTCACTGATAATGAGTGAGAAGTAAAACGTGGCCCTAGAACTAGTCTTCTGAGCCAAATGGTCAATGGTTATTTTCACATCTATCAGTGAAGAATAACTTAAGTTTTTTAATGTTATAAGAACCAAGTCATATTTATACTAGCAAGCCACATATAGAATGCTTAGCATATCAATATAGCAGATTTTCCTTTCTATCTTTTATCTTCCAAAGGACCTTTGGATTGTTTGATATGTGGACCTTTCAATATAtggatttttattattttggatGATAggatcttaaaaaaacaaaataagattttgttttggaaaatttATTTAGAACCTATATATCAGAGTTTAAGGCATTATTTCCATTATAGTTTGATTCCTGCttttttaataacaaaaaatTAACAATGACCAATCTATTTGCTAGGGATAGCTTACATCCCATGTAATTTGCTTTACCATATATCACAATATATAGGTTTATTTCTAGATCGCCAGTTCCAGCTGGAACTGTGTGTTTATAACCAAAAATAAAGATTCTGTTTACAAAATGCTGAAAATTGAAGATGGCAGCAATCTGTGGTTTGGAAGACAGGTGGACCTATGATTGGACTCCCAAAGTACTTAAAGATTACAAAAATGGCAGGATGAATCTTCTCATCGCTAATGAGCATCACTCATTTACATTGGACAAAGTCCATATTCAATCCTACATTGTGATATTAAAATACAACGTGTACAGCACATAATTTAATGACTAGAGATTTCCATTTAAATTTCTGGGCTCTTCTAATCAACATCATTGCAAAATTTTCTTTCCTgtgggacaaaaaaaaatctgttagttAAAAGGTAGCAATGCAAACTTCAGTAAGTGTTaactgtatatatgtacatatagtGTACAAATCACTTACTTCTAATCAAGAGAAGACAATGTACACCATTAATGCACAACCAATTATCCAGCCAACCACAAGAAGTGCAGGTATAACAAAACGTGAGTATTGATTTTCTGCTGAAGAGAGAGAATATAGATTTTTATTCAGAGAAGGGCATAGTAAGGGCACATTATACTAATTCTAAAATCCATACAGTTAAACATGAAAAACCTATCATTATCTTAAAACAAACAACAGTGTTCTGAGACAACAAGCTAGCATTAGTATTATCATCATCACCATTATTGCTGTACAAATCACTCACTACTATCAAGAAAAACAGTGTACAACCACTAATGTACAACCATTAGACTCACCATATCTTGGCTGGCTTAACTACAAAGATGCATAGCAAAAGCAGAGACAGAACTTAGTTTCTATTGTCCAGCAGGTATAAGGAGAGCTCAAGGAGAGGGTACAGAACTATGGTCCTCTCTTTTATCAGCATGGGCTATAAGACCTTTACTCACACAAGCTCTCCCAGAAGAGACAATCCCCCTCTTGCATACACACCTTCTGGCATTCCTATTGGGTTGGCACCACTAAACTAAAAATATGATGGCTCTTCAGCATCACATTTGTGCCCAAAGGCTCCAAGCAAGATGTCAAGAACATATTCTCAATGTATGCTCATACTGTAGGCTAGTCTGGCCACTCAGGCACTGCGTGGTATAAGGTCACATCACCAAAAGATGGTTCACCATGGTATTACCCTCAAGGACTCACTACCTTTCCCTGAGCTTCCTGGAGTCCAGTGTGCACACAGAGACTGAACCATCTTTTAGCCAAATGTAAAGGCAATATACTATGGTGAGAGCTGTGGTGGCTACCCATTAATGTGATATTACTTACAGGTCTCAGTTTCCAAATAAAACAAGAGATAGCATACAGGATACCTGGGGAAATTGTATGTGTGATGTGGCACACAATTTCTTGCCATTCTTTTGACAGGACCATGCCACCAGTTTGGCTGCTCTGGTCCACTCTGATCCAAACAATGGGACAGCTTTTCTATGATAGCTGCTAGTACATGGACAAGTTAATTGCAAGCCTAAGAGATTTTTAATTTCTATCTAGGATGATGCTTCTACATGAAGATTTTCATAAAGCAAAGTGGGATTAGAAAATATCTGTTTCTGTTCTTCATCAGAATTTCAATAAATATTTTCCAACTGATTCCAGTAAACTGCAAGCATGTACTGCAGGAGCTTGCTAAGAAAGTATGACATCAGCAGCAGTACTCTGAGTTTAGGATGAGATCATGTTAATTCTCTTGCATCAGAGAAACTTCCTTTGCCAATGAAAAACATTGGGAAACTTTTGATGGGTTAATTAATAGCATATGTCCATGCaaaacattttctgaatcaaaaacTGACAGCCTTTGAGACATACCCTGTAGTTTAGTATTTCCTATTAAAGCTACataacagagagaaagagagagagagagaaatcaaggCTCAAAAACTATTATACCTTTATCTAAaatacagaacagaacagaacggcaaatatatataaataatcacATAGACCAAATGTACAATTTAGCTACAGGATTCTGATTACACCATCCCACAGGGGAATTCAAGAACCATGTTTTCCTTCATAGATACTGTGTCACATTTGATCCTTTTTAAGGAGGAGACACTTCAGGGAATGATTTCTCTTTGCCGGCCATATTTCCTAAAGGGAGTATTACAAATGAAGAGCCAGAGTCTGCAGGGACACAGATGAGCGTTTTAACAGAGCACATTGGTGACTTGCCAGTGGGGCTGCAGAGCATGGTGCTTTGTTACTAGAAGTCCAATTTAGCTGAAGTAAGTAAGATAATAGCAGCAGACTTTGTGAGCTGGTTGGTCAGAAACAACTCTGTGCCTGTCATTTGTCATGAAGCACAAAGCAGCTGGCTGCGAGGAGTAATGTttcacaggaatcattggaagtatatgtttcatagtttcatagaatttaaggccagaagggaccattagatcCCCTGTCTGACCTCTTGTATACCAGAAGCCATTAAGTTTTGAACACATACACTTAATGTTATAAGACTTGAGCGTTGCAATCATCAGGAGATTAAACTGGACAGCATAAGTAGAGAGAACAGGAGAGACTAAGGTGTCACCAATGCTAAGGGCTCCAGCATAAATAATATATGACTATGCCAAATATTTTCCGAACCAATGGACAGACTTTGAGACATACTCTATAGTTATATATAACCTAACAGGCAAACTCACTGCAGAGAGCAATGTGAAAAACCTTAAAAGTCTCTGCCAATTTGACTTGGGGGAAAATTccatcctgaccccaaatctccaaatcttaaACTTTAATATGACCTTGCACCCATGAGTAAGAGCCCAGTTAGGCATCTAGAAAGGGGATTCTCTGGGCCACCATATTAAGTGTCCTGTTTCTCCACCATGGCTAATTACTAAAGCTTTAAAGGaaagtggcaggggagagggaaaaaactGTATATTTTTGGCAGCTGTGCATTGGAGGTAAACATTTCTCTCTGTCCTTAGTGTGAGTGACTGAAGCCTCCAAACATGGTATTTGATTATAAATAGCTGTTTCGAGGCAGACCTGCCAGTGCTATGAGCATGCCGAGGCAATCCTGGCTTCCCCCAGGTCCACAAGGGAAGgggacaaacaagcagaagaACAATCTATGTACAGCTCCAGCATTCCCCTGGAAGTGATCCAAGCTCCAAAGCCAATGGAAACATTTCTGTGAACTTCAGGAGACTTTGGATCAAGCATGTGGTGGACAGCAGGAGCAGCTCAAAAGTCTGCCATGTCCCCCATAAGACAGTCAGCATCCACACTCCTGGTATGTTTTGTCTTTGCCCCATTGCACTTGTTTTTGCTCTTCCTCAGTGGTGTACATCTCCttctgagggtggggagagagggaggagccCCATGCATTGTTCTTCTCACCGCACCGAAGCTCTCCTGTGCACATGATGGGTAAACACTATGTGCTTTGATCTCTGTAGTTCAGCAGCTTGGAAGAGCTCAGTCCTGCA
Coding sequences:
- the STRIT1 gene encoding sarcoplasmic/endoplasmic reticulum calcium ATPase regulator DWORF isoform X2; this translates as MAEPENQYSRFVIPALLVVGWIIGCALMVYIVFS
- the STRIT1 gene encoding sarcoplasmic/endoplasmic reticulum calcium ATPase regulator DWORF isoform X1 yields the protein MAEPAENQYSRFVIPALLVVGWIIGCALMVYIVFS